The nucleotide window CACGCTGGAAGGCCGCGTGGACATGGGTGAGAAGGTCATCGTCAACATCAAGACCTTCATGGACGGCCACCGCCCGCCGGACCGCGTGCTTCCCGCCATGCTGTGAGGGCGGGGGCGCCTGATTGGGGTGCGGTTAAGCCCATACCCGCGATTAGTGTGCCCCCTCTGGGGTCCTTGAACGAAGTTCTTGGATCTAGGAGACAAGGTATGGACACGGCGCCTCTTCCCGCTCTACCTTGAGCTGTATTGGGGGAGGCGTTTCATGGACCCCGTCCGATTTTCGTCGCGCGGCAGCGATGCGCGCGCGTTGATGCTTTGTGAAGCCAACAAGAAGTCAGCCGTAGTCGCCTATTTGCTATGGTTCTTCCTGGGCGGTCTCGGCGGTCATCGGTTTTATACAAGCGCACCGGCTCAGCCGTTGCGATTTTGCTTCTCACGATCTCCGGTGCCGCCCTGTCTGTGGTGGGCGTGGGCTTTATTATCCTGACCTTTTTAGGTATCTGGGCACTTGTTTATGCCCTCCTGATCCCGGGTTGGATCAGCAATTACAACACCCTGCTCGTCCATCAGCTGGCGGGCTGATCACACCCCCATTGTTCGCACACGCGCCGACAGCTCAGTTGTGCGGTCGCGGAGACCGGGCCATCGGGCTGAATCAGGACAAGTGACCATGGATCTCATCTCACGTTGAGGGAGGGTCTGTCATCGCATGTCTCCCGAAGTCTCAAGCGCGCTCGCTCGCGCGGCCGACCTGCACAGGATGGGGCATTTCGAACAGGCGCTCGCGATCTATCGCCGGCTTGCGAAAGCGCATTCCGCCTCATTCGACATCCAGCGCCTGTTGATTTTCGAGCTGCTGCAAGTGGGACGGCCCAAGGAGGCCGTGATTGCGGCGCGTCGCCTTGGGGACGCTCATCCGCGCAATCCCCATGCGGCGATCCTGCTTGGTGCCAGCCACCAGGGCCTGGGCAACTGGGAGAAGGCGCTTGCCGCCTTCCAGGTTGCTCTCAGCCTTGAGGGCGCGCCCCTGGAGGCACGCTTTCTGGCTGGCAATGCGTTTTGCGCCCTCGGCCGATATGCGGAGGGCGTGGCCTGCTACGACGCCGTCCTGGCGGCGGATGCCCGGTCGATCGAAGCGCTCTCCAACCGCGCCGGCGCCCTTGCGCGCCTCGGCCGGCTGGAGGAGGCGCTGCGCGACAGCGAAGCGCTTGTCGCCCTGCAGCCCTGGCAGCCGCTGCATCTCGTCAATCTGGCGGGGACCTTGCTGGAACTTCAGCGCTCCCGGGATGTCATAGCCGCGGCCGATGCCGCGCTTCGCCTGGCCCCTGGGCTTGCGGATGCCGAATATCTGCGCGGGCAGGCCCTGCTGGGACTGGGCAAGTGGGCCGAGGCGCGTGTCAGCCTGGAAAAGGCTGTCGACCTGGCGCCTCAGAACACCGCATTCCACGTGCGCCTGATTTCCGTCCTGCATCTTCTTGAGGACCTGCCCGCAGCGCGCAGCGCCTGCGACCGCGCCGTTGTTCTCGACCCGAAATCAGCCCTGCTTTTCCAGCTTCGCGCGGAAATTCGCCGGGCGCAGGACGATGCTTCCGGTGCCATGGCCGATGTGGAAGCTGCGCTCGCGCTCGATCCGCGACTGGCATCCGCGCACGTGTCGCGCGCCCGTCTGATGGCGGATGACGGCCGCCGGGCAGACATGCGCAAGGCCCTCGGGCGTGCCTTGGAAGTCGATCCTCGGCGGTCCTATGTCTTGTATGCAAATGCGCAGGAAAAACTCGCCCAGGGACAGTGGCTGGAGGGCTGGGCGGGATACGAGCATCGCGAAGGGATACTGCCGCCGCCCTTCAACCCGCTTCCGTTCACGCGCTGGGACGGAGGGGAAACGCCGGAAATGCTGGTTGTTCTGGGCGAGCAGGGGATAGGGGACGTGATCTTCTTCGGCCGCCTTCTGCGCCTTCTGGCGGATCGCGGGATCAGCACCGTCCTGCTCACGAGGCCGGGTCTCGTCCCGTTGCTTCGAGACCTCGACGGCCGGGTGCCGGTCGTCTCCGATCTATCGGGAATAGACCAGTCGATGCAGGGCCTGCGCTGGGCTCCCATCGGCAGCCTGCCGCATCTTGTGTCCCCCGACCCGGCCCAGTGGCCTGCCGCGCCCTATCTCACCGCGCCGCAGGACCGGGTTTCCAGATGGCGCCACCTGCGCCGCGATGGCGCTTTCAACATAGGCATCAACTGGCAGGGCAATCCGTCGCGCAACGTGGATGTGGGACGCTCGATGCCCCTGGCGCATTTCGCCCCGCTGGCCGAGATTCCGGGCGTGAGCCTTGTGTCGCTTCAGCACGGAGCAGGCAGCGAGCAGTTGGACCAGGTGCCATTTGCAGGCGCGATCGTGCGGCCTGACGCGGGCTTTAACGCGGACGGCATCTTTATCGACACGGTCGGCCTGATGCAGACCCTCGACCTGGTCGTCACCACCGACACCGCGCTCGCG belongs to Xanthobacter autotrophicus Py2 and includes:
- a CDS encoding Tetratricopeptide TPR_2 repeat protein (PFAM: TPR repeat-containing protein; Tetratricopeptide TPR_4; Tetratricopeptide TPR_2 repeat protein~SMART: Tetratricopeptide domain protein~KEGG: bur:Bcep18194_B1065 TPR repeat protein); translation: MSPEVSSALARAADLHRMGHFEQALAIYRRLAKAHSASFDIQRLLIFELLQVGRPKEAVIAARRLGDAHPRNPHAAILLGASHQGLGNWEKALAAFQVALSLEGAPLEARFLAGNAFCALGRYAEGVACYDAVLAADARSIEALSNRAGALARLGRLEEALRDSEALVALQPWQPLHLVNLAGTLLELQRSRDVIAAADAALRLAPGLADAEYLRGQALLGLGKWAEARVSLEKAVDLAPQNTAFHVRLISVLHLLEDLPAARSACDRAVVLDPKSALLFQLRAEIRRAQDDASGAMADVEAALALDPRLASAHVSRARLMADDGRRADMRKALGRALEVDPRRSYVLYANAQEKLAQGQWLEGWAGYEHREGILPPPFNPLPFTRWDGGETPEMLVVLGEQGIGDVIFFGRLLRLLADRGISTVLLTRPGLVPLLRDLDGRVPVVSDLSGIDQSMQGLRWAPIGSLPHLVSPDPAQWPAAPYLTAPQDRVSRWRHLRRDGAFNIGINWQGNPSRNVDVGRSMPLAHFAPLAEIPGVSLVSLQHGAGSEQLDQVPFAGAIVRPDAGFNADGIFIDTVGLMQTLDLVVTTDTALANLAGACGLLTFVALRAIPDWRWGCEGEETVFFPSLRLFRQQIAGDWSSLMERMAHKIRELM